The following proteins are co-located in the Pseudomonas antarctica genome:
- the prpC gene encoding bifunctional 2-methylcitrate synthase/citrate synthase, with protein MAEAKVLSGAGLRGQVAGQTALSTVGQAGAGLTYRGYDVRELAADAQFEEVAYLLLYGELPTKAELAAYSKKLSTLRDLPQALKEVLERIPADAHPMDVMRTGCSFLGNIEPEKDFSVQRDVTDRLLAAFPAIMCYWYRFSHDGKRIDCVTDEPSIGGHFLHLLHGKKPSALHEKVMNVSLILYAEHEFNASTFTARVCASTLSDLYSCVTAAIGSLRGPLHGGANEAAMEMIERFGSAEEAVEGTLGMLARKDKIMGFGHAIYKDSDPRNEVIKGWSKKLADEVGDNVLFPVSEAIDKTMWEQKKLFPNADFYHASAYHFMGIPTKLFTPIFVCSRLTGWAAHVFEQRANNRIIRPSAEYIGVEQRKFVPIERR; from the coding sequence ATGGCTGAAGCAAAAGTACTGAGTGGTGCCGGCCTGCGTGGTCAGGTAGCCGGGCAGACCGCACTGTCCACCGTAGGCCAGGCCGGTGCCGGGCTCACCTATCGCGGTTACGACGTGCGTGAACTCGCCGCCGACGCGCAATTTGAAGAAGTCGCTTACCTGCTGCTCTACGGCGAGTTGCCGACCAAAGCCGAACTGGCCGCCTACAGCAAAAAACTGAGCACGCTGCGCGATCTGCCCCAGGCCTTGAAAGAAGTGCTGGAACGCATCCCCGCCGACGCCCACCCGATGGACGTGATGCGCACCGGTTGCTCGTTCCTGGGCAATATCGAGCCCGAGAAAGACTTCAGCGTGCAACGCGATGTCACCGACCGCCTACTCGCCGCCTTCCCGGCGATCATGTGCTACTGGTACCGCTTCAGTCACGACGGCAAGCGCATCGACTGCGTGACCGACGAGCCCAGCATCGGCGGCCACTTCCTGCACCTGCTGCACGGCAAGAAGCCGAGCGCGCTGCATGAGAAAGTCATGAACGTGTCGCTGATCCTCTACGCCGAGCACGAATTCAACGCGTCGACCTTCACCGCCCGCGTGTGTGCCTCGACCTTGTCCGACCTGTATTCGTGCGTCACGGCCGCCATCGGCTCCCTGCGCGGCCCGCTGCATGGCGGCGCCAACGAAGCGGCGATGGAAATGATCGAGCGTTTCGGCTCGGCCGAAGAAGCCGTCGAAGGCACCCTTGGCATGCTGGCGCGCAAAGACAAGATCATGGGCTTTGGCCACGCGATCTACAAAGACAGCGACCCGCGCAATGAAGTGATCAAGGGCTGGTCGAAAAAACTCGCTGACGAAGTGGGCGACAACGTGTTGTTCCCGGTCTCGGAAGCCATCGACAAGACCATGTGGGAGCAGAAGAAGTTGTTCCCCAACGCCGACTTCTACCATGCCTCGGCGTACCACTTCATGGGCATACCGACCAAGCTGTTCACGCCGATCTTTGTGTGTTCGCGCCTCACCGGCTGGGCCGCGCACGTGTTCGAGCAGCGCGCCAACAACCGCATTATCCGTCCGAGCGCCGAATACATCGGCGTTGAGCAGCGCAAGTTCGTGCCAATCGAACGTCGCTGA
- a CDS encoding alpha-L-glutamate ligase-like protein, which translates to MFGFWKTWKALEARGIMGINRRNADYVLKYNKRSLYPIVDDKIITKERAIAAGIHVPEMYGVISTEKEIDKLDEIIGGRSDFVIKPAQGAGGDGILVVADRFEGRYRTVSGKIISHEEIEHQISSILTGLYSLGGHRDRALIEYRVVPDQIFKSISYEGVPDIRIIVLMGYPVMAMLRLPTRQSGGKANLHQGAIGVGVDLATGLTLRGTWLNNIITKHPDTTNAVDGVQLPNWDGFMQLAAGCYELCGLGYIGVDMVLDQEKGPLILELNARPGLNIQIANDCGLTLRTHAVEARLEELKAAGVTETPQERVKFVQEMFGHIPHVEG; encoded by the coding sequence ATGTTCGGCTTCTGGAAGACCTGGAAGGCCCTCGAAGCGCGGGGGATCATGGGCATCAACCGGCGTAATGCCGACTACGTGCTCAAGTACAACAAGCGCAGCCTGTACCCGATTGTGGATGACAAGATCATCACCAAGGAGCGGGCGATTGCCGCCGGCATCCATGTGCCGGAAATGTACGGGGTCATTTCCACCGAGAAGGAAATCGACAAGCTCGACGAGATCATCGGCGGGCGCAGTGACTTTGTGATCAAACCGGCCCAGGGCGCCGGCGGCGATGGCATCCTGGTGGTGGCCGACCGTTTTGAAGGGCGCTATCGCACCGTGTCCGGCAAGATCATCAGCCATGAAGAAATCGAGCACCAGATTTCCAGCATCCTCACCGGTTTGTATTCCCTGGGCGGCCACCGCGACCGTGCGCTGATCGAATACCGCGTGGTGCCCGACCAGATCTTCAAGAGCATCAGCTACGAAGGCGTGCCGGATATCCGCATCATCGTGTTGATGGGCTACCCGGTGATGGCCATGCTGCGCCTGCCGACCCGGCAGTCCGGCGGCAAGGCCAACCTGCACCAGGGTGCGATTGGCGTGGGTGTGGACCTGGCCACCGGCCTGACCCTGCGCGGCACCTGGCTGAACAACATCATCACCAAACATCCCGACACCACCAACGCAGTGGATGGTGTGCAACTGCCCAACTGGGATGGTTTCATGCAGTTGGCGGCCGGCTGCTATGAACTGTGCGGGCTGGGCTATATCGGCGTGGACATGGTGCTGGACCAGGAAAAAGGCCCGCTGATCCTCGAACTGAATGCACGGCCGGGGCTGAATATCCAAATCGCCAACGACTGCGGCCTGACCCTGCGCACCCACGCCGTGGAAGCGCGCCTGGAAGAGCTGAAAGCCGCCGGCGTGACGGAAACCCCGCAAGAGCGCGTGAAGTTTGTGCAGGAAATGTTTGGGCATATACCCCACGTCGAAGGCTGA
- a CDS encoding inactive transglutaminase family protein, whose protein sequence is MRSLTLHLKILITILVVLGISVTAYQIFVLGIPVTEDATDDLWNIDAKVEFVANPKDPVKISMFVPPLSRDFVSLNESFISNNYGVSVNRTDGNRKVTWSARRAKGKQTLYYRLVLTKRYSGEKVKVKGPTFRDSIAVDGPEKIAAEALLAPIRQHSADVETFIGEAIKRTNNLNDDNVKLLLAGDPSTPHKAKIVELLLSIAHVPIEKVHTIRLVADQPQTPELWLRSFNGNDWLYFNPETGEQGLPSDRLLWWTGDENLITVDGGKKAMVTFSLNNSEMNAIRLAKLTDENTDANFLEYSLYGLPLQTQQTFMIMVMIPIGVLVILILRNLIGLQTLGTFTPVLIALAFRETQLGFGIVLFTIITALGLSLRSYLEHLKLQMLPRLSVVLTFVVVLIAAISLFSHKLGLERGLSVALFPMVILTMTIERLSITWEERGANHALKVAIGTLFAASLAHIIMSVPELIYFVFTFPAILLILVGFMLAMGRYRGYRLTELVRFKAFLKADS, encoded by the coding sequence ATGCGCTCTCTGACCCTGCACCTGAAAATCCTGATCACCATCCTGGTGGTGTTGGGTATTTCGGTCACCGCCTACCAGATTTTCGTGCTGGGGATTCCTGTCACCGAGGACGCCACCGACGACCTGTGGAACATCGACGCCAAGGTCGAGTTCGTCGCCAACCCCAAGGACCCGGTGAAAATCTCGATGTTCGTGCCGCCCCTGAGCCGCGACTTCGTCAGCCTCAATGAGAGTTTCATCTCCAATAATTATGGCGTCAGCGTCAACCGTACCGACGGCAACCGTAAGGTCACGTGGTCGGCACGCCGAGCCAAAGGCAAGCAGACCCTGTATTACCGACTGGTGCTGACCAAGCGTTACAGCGGTGAAAAGGTCAAGGTCAAGGGCCCGACCTTCCGCGACAGCATCGCAGTGGACGGCCCGGAGAAGATCGCCGCCGAAGCCTTGCTGGCGCCGATACGCCAGCACTCGGCGGACGTCGAGACCTTTATCGGCGAGGCCATCAAGCGCACCAACAACCTCAACGACGACAATGTGAAGTTGCTGCTGGCCGGCGATCCGTCGACGCCGCACAAGGCCAAGATCGTCGAACTGCTGTTGTCCATCGCCCACGTGCCGATCGAAAAGGTCCACACCATCCGCCTGGTGGCCGACCAACCGCAAACCCCCGAGCTGTGGCTGCGCAGTTTCAACGGCAATGACTGGCTGTACTTCAACCCGGAAACCGGCGAGCAAGGCCTGCCGTCCGACCGCCTGTTGTGGTGGACGGGCGATGAAAACCTGATCACGGTCGATGGCGGCAAGAAAGCCATGGTCACCTTCAGCCTGAACAACAGCGAAATGAACGCCATTCGCCTGGCCAAGCTGACCGACGAAAACACTGACGCCAACTTCCTCGAATATTCGCTGTACGGCCTGCCGCTGCAAACCCAGCAGACCTTCATGATCATGGTGATGATCCCGATTGGCGTGCTGGTGATTCTGATCCTGCGCAACCTGATCGGCCTGCAGACCCTGGGCACCTTTACCCCGGTGCTGATCGCCCTGGCGTTTCGCGAGACGCAGCTGGGCTTCGGCATTGTCCTGTTTACGATTATCACGGCGCTGGGCCTGTCCCTGCGCTCGTACCTGGAACACTTGAAGTTGCAGATGCTGCCGAGGCTATCGGTGGTGCTGACCTTCGTGGTGGTGCTGATTGCGGCCATCAGCCTGTTCAGCCACAAACTCGGCCTGGAACGCGGGCTGTCGGTGGCGCTGTTCCCGATGGTGATCCTGACCATGACCATCGAACGCCTGTCGATCACCTGGGAGGAGCGCGGCGCCAACCATGCGCTGAAAGTGGCGATCGGTACGCTGTTCGCTGCCTCCCTGGCGCACATCATCATGAGCGTGCCGGAGCTGATCTACTTTGTGTTTACCTTCCCGGCGATCCTGTTGATCCTGGTGGGCTTCATGCTGGCCATGGGTCGTTATCGCGGCTACCGCCTGACCGAGCTGGTGCGCTTCAAGGCCTTCCTCAAGGCTGACTCGTAA
- a CDS encoding type II toxin-antitoxin system HigB family toxin, with the protein MRIIALSTLRIFWESHPAYIEAKTPLVELYRHMEKTIYATPQALKDELRTASILKGGRVVFNVGGNKYRVIMAIDYQRQLGFIRFVGTHAQYDQINAETV; encoded by the coding sequence ATGCGGATAATCGCTCTTTCTACCTTACGAATATTCTGGGAAAGCCATCCCGCGTATATCGAGGCCAAAACGCCGCTGGTCGAGCTGTATCGCCACATGGAGAAGACTATTTACGCCACGCCGCAGGCACTCAAAGATGAGCTTAGAACGGCGAGCATTCTCAAGGGCGGCAGGGTTGTTTTCAACGTGGGCGGCAACAAGTACCGAGTGATCATGGCGATCGACTATCAACGACAGCTGGGTTTCATCCGTTTCGTAGGGACCCATGCGCAATACGACCAGATCAACGCGGAGACCGTGTGA
- a CDS encoding GntR family transcriptional regulator, translating into MLDQLETPVVAQDDSQTMSENVFRRIQAAIVKGEIAPGSKISEPELARTYGISRGPLREAIHRLEGQRLLVRVPHVGARVVSLSHAELIELYEIRESLEGMACRLAAERMTDAEIEELRQVLHTHERDEAFQAGLGYYQQEGDFDFHYRIIQGAGNRTLTQMLCGELYQLVRMYRIQFSATPNRPRQAFAEHHRILDAIADRDGELAELLMRRHIGASKRNIARHFPDGAPQTATQRGES; encoded by the coding sequence ATGCTGGATCAACTGGAAACCCCAGTGGTAGCGCAAGACGATTCCCAGACCATGTCAGAGAACGTCTTCCGGCGTATCCAGGCCGCCATCGTCAAAGGCGAAATCGCCCCCGGCAGCAAGATCTCCGAGCCGGAACTGGCGCGCACCTACGGCATCAGCCGTGGTCCATTGCGTGAAGCGATCCACCGCCTGGAAGGCCAGCGTCTGCTGGTGCGCGTGCCTCACGTTGGCGCGCGAGTGGTGTCCTTGAGCCATGCCGAGCTGATCGAGCTCTATGAAATCCGCGAATCTCTGGAAGGCATGGCCTGCCGCCTGGCCGCCGAGCGCATGACCGATGCGGAAATCGAGGAGCTACGCCAAGTGCTGCACACCCATGAACGCGACGAAGCGTTCCAGGCCGGGCTCGGTTACTACCAGCAGGAAGGCGACTTCGATTTTCATTACCGGATAATTCAAGGCGCCGGTAATCGCACGCTGACCCAAATGCTCTGCGGCGAGCTGTACCAATTGGTGCGCATGTACCGCATCCAGTTCTCCGCCACCCCCAATCGTCCACGCCAGGCTTTTGCCGAGCATCACCGCATTCTTGACGCGATTGCCGATCGTGACGGTGAACTGGCCGAATTGTTGATGCGCCGGCATATCGGCGCCTCCAAACGCAATATCGCCCGTCACTTCCCGGACGGCGCGCCCCAGACAGCCACTCAGCGAGGTGAGTCATGA
- the acnD gene encoding Fe/S-dependent 2-methylisocitrate dehydratase AcnD: protein MNTEFRKPLPGSRLDFYDARAAVDAISPGAYATLPYTSRVLAENLVRRCDPATLNASLSQMIERKRDLDFPWFPARVVCHDILGQTALVDLAGLRDAIALQGGDPAQVNPVVPTQLIVDHSLAVEAGGADPDAFEKNRAIEDRRNEDRFHFIEWTKKAFKNVDVIPPGNGIMHQINLEKMSPVIQVRDGVAFPDTCVGTDSHTPHVDALGVIAIGVGGLEAESVMLGRASWMRLPESVGVELTGKLQPGITATDMVLALTEFLRKQKVVGAWLEFFGEGASALTLGDRATISNMAPEYGATAAMFYIDPQTIAYLKLTGREDEQVTLVEQYARHTGLWADDLKGAQYERGLTFDLSSVVRNMAGPSNPHARVATSDLASKGICGPWDEVPGQMPDGAVIIAAITSCTNTSNPRNVIAAGLLARNANKLGLVRKPWVKSSLAPGSKTVAMYLDEAGLTHELEQLGFGVVAFACTTCNGMSGALDPVIQQEIIDRDLYATAVLSGNRNFDGRIHPYAKQAFLASPPLVVAYAIAGTIRFDIEKDVLGLDADGKEIRLKDIWPSDEEIDAVVKASVKPEQFRAVYIPMFAIHEDTGPKVAPLYDWRPQSTYIRRPPYWEGALAGARPLKGMRPLAVLPDNITTDHLSPSNAIMLDSAAGEYLAKMGLPEVDFNSYATHRGDHLTAQRATFANPKLFNEMVVENGKVKQGSLARIEPEGQVTRMWEAIETYMERKQPLIIIAGADYGQGSSRDWAAKGVRLAGVEAIAAEGFERIHRTNLVGMGVLPLEFLPGTDRHTLNIDGSETYDVIGQRTPRAQLTLVINRKNGERVEVPVTCRLDTAEEVSIYEAGGVLQRFAQDFLESAATA, encoded by the coding sequence ATGAACACTGAATTTCGTAAACCGCTGCCCGGCAGCCGCCTGGATTTCTACGACGCCCGTGCGGCCGTCGATGCAATCAGCCCCGGTGCCTATGCCACCTTGCCGTACACCTCCCGCGTCCTTGCGGAGAACCTGGTGCGCCGTTGCGACCCGGCCACGCTCAATGCGTCCCTGAGCCAGATGATCGAGCGCAAGCGTGACCTCGACTTCCCGTGGTTCCCGGCGCGCGTGGTGTGCCACGATATCCTCGGCCAGACCGCCCTGGTCGACCTCGCCGGCCTGCGCGATGCCATCGCCCTGCAAGGCGGCGACCCGGCCCAGGTCAACCCGGTGGTGCCGACCCAACTGATCGTCGACCACTCCCTGGCCGTTGAAGCCGGTGGTGCTGACCCGGACGCGTTCGAGAAAAACCGCGCCATCGAGGACCGTCGCAACGAAGACCGTTTCCACTTTATCGAGTGGACCAAAAAGGCCTTCAAGAACGTCGACGTGATCCCGCCGGGCAACGGCATCATGCACCAGATCAACCTGGAGAAAATGTCCCCGGTGATTCAGGTGCGTGACGGTGTGGCGTTCCCCGACACCTGCGTCGGCACCGACAGCCACACCCCGCACGTGGATGCCCTGGGTGTGATCGCCATCGGCGTCGGCGGCCTCGAAGCCGAGAGTGTGATGCTCGGCCGCGCCTCGTGGATGCGCCTGCCGGAAAGTGTCGGCGTGGAGCTGACGGGCAAGCTGCAACCGGGCATTACCGCGACCGACATGGTGCTGGCGCTGACCGAATTCCTGCGTAAGCAGAAAGTGGTGGGGGCATGGCTGGAATTCTTCGGCGAAGGTGCCTCGGCACTCACCCTGGGCGACCGCGCGACTATCTCCAACATGGCCCCGGAATATGGCGCCACCGCCGCCATGTTCTACATCGACCCGCAAACCATCGCCTACCTGAAACTCACCGGCCGCGAAGACGAACAAGTCACGTTGGTTGAGCAGTACGCGCGCCACACCGGCCTGTGGGCGGATGACCTCAAAGGTGCGCAGTACGAGCGCGGCCTGACCTTCGACCTGTCCAGCGTCGTACGCAATATGGCCGGCCCGAGTAACCCGCACGCCCGTGTCGCCACCAGCGATCTGGCCTCCAAAGGCATCTGCGGCCCGTGGGACGAAGTGCCGGGGCAAATGCCCGATGGCGCGGTGATCATCGCTGCCATTACCAGTTGCACCAACACCAGCAACCCGCGCAACGTGATCGCCGCCGGCCTGTTGGCACGTAATGCCAACAAGCTCGGGCTGGTCCGCAAACCGTGGGTCAAATCCTCGCTGGCGCCCGGCTCGAAAACCGTGGCGATGTACCTCGATGAAGCGGGCTTGACCCACGAGTTGGAGCAGTTGGGTTTTGGTGTGGTGGCGTTCGCTTGCACCACCTGCAACGGCATGTCCGGTGCGCTCGACCCGGTGATCCAGCAAGAAATCATCGACCGCGACCTCTACGCCACTGCCGTGCTTTCCGGTAACCGCAACTTTGACGGGCGCATTCACCCGTACGCCAAGCAAGCGTTCCTCGCTTCGCCGCCGCTGGTGGTGGCTTATGCGATTGCCGGCACCATCCGTTTCGACATTGAAAAGGACGTGCTGGGCCTGGATGCCGACGGCAAGGAAATCCGCCTCAAAGACATCTGGCCGAGCGATGAAGAAATCGACGCGGTGGTCAAGGCTTCGGTCAAGCCGGAGCAGTTCCGCGCGGTCTACATCCCGATGTTCGCGATTCACGAAGACACCGGCCCGAAAGTCGCGCCGCTATACGATTGGCGCCCGCAAAGCACCTACATCCGCCGCCCGCCGTACTGGGAAGGCGCGCTGGCCGGTGCTCGCCCGCTCAAGGGGATGCGCCCGCTGGCGGTGCTGCCGGACAACATCACCACCGATCACCTGTCGCCGTCCAACGCGATCATGCTCGACAGCGCCGCCGGCGAATACCTGGCGAAAATGGGCCTGCCGGAAGTCGACTTCAACTCTTACGCCACCCACCGCGGCGACCACTTGACCGCGCAGCGCGCGACCTTCGCCAACCCGAAACTGTTCAACGAAATGGTGGTTGAAAACGGCAAGGTCAAGCAGGGTTCCCTGGCGCGTATCGAGCCCGAAGGCCAGGTCACGCGGATGTGGGAAGCCATCGAAACCTACATGGAACGCAAGCAGCCGCTGATCATTATTGCGGGTGCCGACTACGGCCAGGGCTCGTCCCGCGACTGGGCGGCCAAGGGCGTACGCCTGGCCGGTGTGGAAGCGATTGCCGCCGAAGGCTTCGAACGCATCCACCGCACCAATCTGGTGGGCATGGGCGTGTTGCCGCTGGAGTTCCTGCCGGGCACCGACCGTCACACCTTGAACATCGACGGCAGCGAAACCTATGACGTAATCGGCCAGCGCACCCCGCGTGCGCAGTTGACCCTGGTCATCAACCGCAAGAATGGCGAACGTGTCGAAGTGCCGGTGACGTGCCGCCTGGACACCGCTGAAGAAGTGTCGATCTACGAGGCGGGTGGCGTGTTGCAGCGTTTTGCCCAGGACTTCCTGGAATCGGCGGCGACCGCCTGA
- the prpB gene encoding methylisocitrate lyase, protein MSSNNKTTPGQRFRDAVASEHPLQVVGAINANHALLAKRAGFKAIYLSGGGVAAGSLGVPDLGITGLDDVLTDVRRITDVCDLPLLVDVDTGFGSSAFNVARTVKSMIKFGAAAIHIEDQVGAKRCGHRPNKEIVSQQEMVDRIKAAVDARTDDSFVIMARTDALAVEGLESALERAAACIEAGADMVFPEAITELEMYKLFASRVKAPILANITEFGATPLYTTEQLKSADVSIVLYPLSAFRAMNKAAENVYTAIRRDGTQQNVIDTMQTRMELYDRIDYHTFEQKLDALFAAKK, encoded by the coding sequence ATGAGTTCCAACAATAAAACTACTCCAGGCCAGCGTTTCCGCGATGCAGTCGCCAGCGAACATCCCTTGCAAGTGGTGGGCGCAATCAACGCCAACCACGCGCTGCTGGCCAAACGCGCCGGTTTCAAGGCCATCTACCTCTCGGGTGGCGGTGTCGCTGCCGGCTCCCTCGGCGTGCCGGATTTGGGCATCACCGGCCTGGATGACGTGTTGACCGACGTGCGCCGCATCACTGACGTGTGCGACCTGCCGCTGCTGGTAGACGTGGACACCGGTTTCGGTTCCTCAGCCTTCAACGTGGCGCGCACGGTCAAGTCGATGATCAAGTTCGGCGCCGCTGCCATCCACATCGAAGACCAGGTCGGCGCCAAGCGCTGCGGGCATCGCCCGAATAAAGAGATCGTGTCCCAGCAGGAAATGGTCGACCGCATCAAGGCCGCCGTGGATGCGCGCACCGATGACAGCTTCGTGATCATGGCGCGCACCGACGCCCTTGCCGTGGAAGGGTTGGAGTCCGCCCTGGAACGCGCCGCCGCCTGCATCGAAGCCGGCGCCGACATGGTGTTCCCGGAAGCCATCACTGAACTGGAGATGTACAAGCTCTTCGCGTCAAGGGTGAAGGCGCCGATCCTGGCCAATATCACCGAATTCGGCGCAACCCCGCTGTACACCACCGAACAGTTGAAATCTGCCGATGTTTCCATCGTGCTGTACCCGCTCTCGGCTTTCCGTGCCATGAACAAGGCCGCCGAGAACGTCTACACCGCGATCCGTCGCGACGGCACCCAACAGAACGTGATCGACACCATGCAAACCCGCATGGAGCTTTACGATCGCATCGACTACCACACCTTCGAGCAGAAGCTCGACGCGCTGTTCGCCGCGAAAAAGTAA
- a CDS encoding helix-turn-helix domain-containing protein, with translation MNIKPIHSQEDLTAALTRVEQLWGAQVGSPEGDELEILAVLIEKYEAEHFPMPASDPVEAIKFRMEQLGMTARDLEPFIGTSGRVSEVLNHKRKLSLAMIKRLHEGLSIPYERLLAGV, from the coding sequence ATGAACATCAAACCTATTCATTCCCAGGAAGACCTGACTGCGGCGCTCACACGCGTCGAGCAGCTATGGGGAGCGCAAGTCGGCTCGCCAGAGGGTGACGAGCTGGAAATCCTCGCCGTACTCATTGAGAAGTACGAGGCGGAACATTTTCCAATGCCGGCTTCGGACCCAGTGGAAGCGATTAAATTTCGCATGGAGCAGTTGGGCATGACTGCCCGCGACCTGGAGCCTTTTATCGGTACGAGCGGGCGAGTGTCCGAAGTGCTGAATCACAAGCGAAAGCTGAGCCTGGCGATGATCAAACGCCTGCATGAAGGTTTAAGTATTCCTTATGAGCGGTTGCTGGCCGGGGTTTAG
- the pabB gene encoding aminodeoxychorismate synthase component I, with amino-acid sequence MSTCSVHSLPYRANPAEYFAAIRHAPGAVLLDSGRPAAERGRYDVLSAWPQATLTVRPDESGSDFLQRLRDNLTQLGEAAMPAGVELPFAGGLIGYLSYDFGRHLEQMPHLATDDLHLPDARFGLYAWALISDHQAQTSQLVFHPAQADSERQRLIDLFSQPAPQTSATFKLHGPMAPDLTAEAYRQAIVRIQDYIQAGDCYQVNFAQRFRAPCIGDPWVAYCALREACPTPFSGFQSLPDHGAVLSLSPERFVRVSERHVETRPIKGTRPRGLTAEEDAAHAAELLASPKDRAENLMIVDLLRNDLGRTCRTGSVKVPELFSLESYPNVHHLVSSVTGILADDKDALDLIAGSFPGGSITGAPKIRAMQIIDELEPTRRGLYCGSLVYLDVRGEMDSSIAIRSLLVKDGQVCCWGGGGIVADSQWEAEYQESLTKVRVLLHTLENL; translated from the coding sequence ATGTCGACCTGCTCCGTACACTCGCTGCCCTACCGGGCCAACCCCGCCGAATACTTTGCGGCGATTCGCCATGCCCCAGGTGCGGTGCTGCTCGACAGCGGGCGCCCGGCTGCCGAACGCGGGCGCTATGACGTGCTCAGCGCCTGGCCACAAGCAACCTTGACCGTAAGGCCTGACGAAAGCGGCAGTGATTTCCTGCAACGCTTGCGCGATAACCTGACGCAGCTGGGTGAGGCGGCAATGCCGGCAGGTGTGGAACTGCCGTTTGCCGGCGGCTTGATCGGCTATCTGAGCTATGACTTCGGCCGGCACCTCGAACAGATGCCACACCTGGCGACGGATGACCTGCACCTGCCGGATGCACGCTTCGGGCTGTATGCGTGGGCACTGATCAGCGATCACCAGGCACAGACCAGTCAGTTGGTCTTCCACCCGGCGCAGGCCGACAGCGAGCGACAACGGCTGATCGACCTGTTCAGCCAGCCTGCCCCACAAACATCAGCCACCTTCAAGCTCCACGGCCCGATGGCGCCCGACCTCACAGCCGAAGCTTATCGCCAGGCCATCGTGCGCATTCAGGACTATATCCAGGCGGGCGACTGCTATCAGGTCAACTTCGCGCAGCGCTTCCGGGCGCCGTGCATCGGCGACCCATGGGTGGCTTACTGCGCTCTGCGTGAAGCCTGTCCTACACCTTTCTCAGGTTTTCAAAGCCTACCGGATCACGGCGCGGTATTGAGCCTGTCGCCGGAGCGCTTCGTCAGGGTCAGCGAACGCCACGTCGAAACTCGCCCGATCAAGGGCACCCGCCCACGGGGTTTGACCGCCGAAGAGGATGCAGCTCACGCCGCCGAACTGCTGGCCAGCCCCAAGGATCGCGCCGAAAACCTGATGATCGTCGACCTGCTGCGCAACGACCTCGGTCGCACCTGCCGCACGGGCTCGGTGAAAGTGCCCGAGCTGTTCAGCCTGGAAAGCTACCCCAACGTGCACCACCTGGTGAGCAGCGTCACCGGCATCCTGGCCGACGACAAGGACGCCCTCGACCTGATCGCCGGCAGCTTCCCCGGCGGCTCGATCACCGGCGCGCCGAAGATCCGCGCGATGCAGATCATTGACGAGCTGGAGCCGACGCGACGCGGCTTGTACTGCGGCTCGCTGGTGTACCTGGACGTACGCGGCGAGATGGACAGCTCCATCGCGATTCGCAGTTTGTTGGTCAAGGATGGGCAGGTGTGCTGCTGGGGCGGCGGCGGGATCGTGGCGGACTCGCAGTGGGAGGCGGAGTATCAGGAGTCGCTGACCAAGGTGCGGGTGTTGTTACACACGTTGGAAAACCTCTAG
- a CDS encoding ATP-dependent zinc protease, translating into MRLKPFLLICLLFLPGLMPGLSAAAEKTVYGLNEYAKLAGIDLEVAAKLDTGAKTASLSARDIKRFKRNGESWVRFYLAIDAAHSHPIERPLARVSKIKRRAGDYDPDEDKNYTARPVIALEICMGSALRSIEVNLTDRSAFQYPLLIGSEALKRFDALVDPSLKYAAGKPACAADAHTAE; encoded by the coding sequence ATGAGACTCAAGCCCTTCCTTCTGATTTGCCTACTGTTCCTGCCGGGGCTCATGCCGGGGCTAAGTGCTGCCGCCGAGAAGACCGTGTATGGCCTGAATGAATACGCCAAATTGGCCGGCATTGACCTGGAAGTGGCGGCCAAACTCGACACCGGTGCCAAGACCGCCTCGTTGAGCGCCCGCGATATCAAGCGCTTCAAGCGCAACGGCGAATCCTGGGTGCGCTTCTACCTGGCTATCGACGCCGCCCATTCCCACCCCATCGAACGCCCGTTGGCCCGCGTCAGCAAGATCAAGCGCCGCGCCGGTGACTACGACCCCGATGAGGACAAGAACTACACCGCCCGCCCTGTGATCGCGCTGGAAATCTGCATGGGCAGCGCTTTACGCAGCATCGAAGTGAACTTGACTGACCGCAGCGCCTTCCAATACCCGCTGCTGATCGGCTCCGAAGCGTTGAAACGCTTTGATGCGCTGGTCGACCCCAGTCTTAAATACGCAGCGGGCAAACCTGCCTGCGCCGCCGACGCTCATACCGCCGAGTAA